In Drosophila willistoni isolate 14030-0811.24 chromosome XR unlocalized genomic scaffold, UCI_dwil_1.1 Seg144, whole genome shotgun sequence, one DNA window encodes the following:
- the LOC6638559 gene encoding chorion protein S16: protein MLLLISFAKHSNKINMSAYMMRLLCLAACCLTITMAYKPSNYGRQSYADIVKPYETAEAQAAALTNAAGAAASAAKLDAANWYELNRYGWEQGKPLLVKPYGPLDKLYAAALPPRSFVAEIDPVFKKSHYGGAYGEKSAILQTGSKLAAAAV from the exons ATGCTATTGTTAATTAGTTTTGCGAAACactcaaacaaaataaacatgTCCGCCTACATGATGCGTCTCCTTTGCCTGGCCGCCTGCTGCCTAACCATCACAATGGCCTACAAGCCCTCGAATTATGGCCGTCAGTCCTATGCCGATATTGTCAAGCCCTACGAGACAGCTGAGGCTCAGGCCGCCGCCTTGACCAATGCTGCCGGAGCAGCGGCTTCTGCTGCCAAATTGGATGCTGCCAATTGGTATGAGCTCAACCGTTATGGCTGGGAGCAGGGCAAACCATTGTTGGTCAAGCCATACGGCCCATTGGACAAACTCTATGCTGCTGCTTTGCCACCACGCTCCTTCGTTGCTGAGATCGATCCCG TCTTCAAGAAGAGCCACTATGGTGGTGCCTATGGCGAGAAATCCGCCATTCTGCAAACTGGCTCCAAattggcagctgctgctgtttaa